A window of Leishmania mexicana MHOM/GT/2001/U1103 complete genome, chromosome 18 genomic DNA:
GCGGCTACCATACTGCTAATGCGTCTCCTGTCGCGGAGTTCAACATTCTCGTCGACCCGGAGGCGGCACATATTGTGTTCAACGAGAGCTGGAACGTAACAATGGTGGGGTTGGACCTGACGCACCAGGCGCTCGCCACGCCGGCGGTCCGGAAGCGGGTGAAGGAGGTGGGCACGAAGCCGGCTGCATTCATGCTGGGGATTTTGGACTTTTATACAAAAGTGTACGAAAAGCAGCGCAACACGTACGCCACGGTGCACGATCCCTGCGCTGTGGCGTACGTGATTGACCCCACAGTGATGACGACGGAGCGAGTGCCAGTCGACATCGAGCTCAATGGGGCACTGACGACTGGGATGACGGTCACGGACTTCCGCTACCCGCAGCCAAAGAACTGCCACACGCAGGTGGCGGTAAAGCTGGACTTCGACAAGTTTTGGTGCCTCGTGATTGACGCACTCGAGCGCATCGGCAATCCTGAATGACGTGTGTGTCGCGATTGGCCATCAGCGCAGTGACGAGCGCGGGTCTTTTTTTCGCCCCGCTGCGAGGTTATTGTCACTGCGATGGTGCAGCTCCGTGCCGCACGGAGGAAAAGGGTGGATGGGCAatggcgaagcagctgcgAGGGTAGTGGTGCCAGTTACAAAGCCGACTAGCCGATtacgccgcctccgccacctgcaccgcctgAATCACCCTTTCTCGCGCCTCCTTACAGCATCCTTTGcattctttttcgttttccatCGGCTCAGCGACCGTATCGCACCCTCCCTTTTTCCTACCGGCCGCAACAGGGACGAGAGGCGTCGCTGGCACGCCGATCTATTGAGAGCGCGTATACCACAAAAAATCGAAGACATCTTTATTGAACATATTTTTGACTACTATTCTCCAACGTGTCAACCCCACCACGAACCAGTCAGCACctgtgcacacacaaccgCAGCCCACCCATCGCTGTCGCACGGCGGTGATGTCAAGCAGCCGGGCCAGCCAACGTCGCTCGGCATCGTTCAGCCCACTGCCATTCTACTGCACACAGAGCAGCCGAGGCCCAGAACTACGCCCGACATCACCGCAGCGCAGTGAtagcaggagaagcagcaggtggaTGCGTGCACTTGCGGAACACGCGGGCAGGACTCGCAGTGGGCTGGTCCAGGCGTGAGCACGACTATACGTCTCctcggcacagcgccagccgaGCCCTGTCCGCC
This region includes:
- a CDS encoding nonspecific nucleoside hydrolase; protein product: MPQKIILDCDPGIDDAVAIFLAYGNPEIELLAITTVVGNQTLEKVTRNARLVADVAGIVGVPVAAGCAKPLVRGVRNASQIHGETGLGNVSYPPEFKTKLDSRHAVQVIIDLIMSHEPKTITLVPTGGLTNIAMAVRLEPRIVERVKEVVLMGGGYHTANASPVAEFNILVDPEAAHIVFNESWNVTMVGLDLTHQALATPAVRKRVKEVGTKPAAFMLGILDFYTKVYEKQRNTYATVHDPCAVAYVIDPTVMTTERVPVDIELNGALTTGMTVTDFRYPQPKNCHTQVAVKLDFDKFWCLVIDALERIGNPE